The sequence cggtcttggccttaaaaatccttcatcAGTCGAGctctaaaaaaatacacaaacacacagtgaagATCTTGCAGCAGCCCTAAATAAAAGGTTGTTTGCCTTTTGAATGTGTGacatgattagattagattagacttcattcatcccacaacggggaaatttagttgttacagcagcagcatttttgtcaataacagcaacaaaacaaaaacacacaaacaagtaaacacacacaagaaatacagaagCTGCATGAGAAGCTGCATCAAAGAACTCGTGCAGTTCGTGGCCGATTGCTCTTCAAATGAAAGCACAATGTTGATTTTTAGCAAACAACAAGCGGCACTAACGTTGACTGTCGGGTCGTTTCCCCGCAGCAGCGATGGCTCACGTCACCAACCACGGGAAGCTGCTCCTGCAGCGCCTCCACCAGCAGCGGGAGATGGACTTCTTGTGCGACGTCACCATAATGGTGAGAGACGTGGAGTTCAGGGCCCACCGCAACATCCTGGCCGCGTTCAGCCGGTACTTCTCCGCGCAGGCCGAGAAGGGCCAGGAGGTCACGACCTTGGACCCCGACAAGGTCAGCCGCTACGCTCTGGAGAAGCTCCTGGAGTTCATCTACACCGGACAGATGAACCTCAGCAGGTAAGACTTGGACTTGGATTTAGACTTGGATTTAGACTTGGACTTGGATTTAGACTTAGATTTAGACTTGGATTTagatttagacttagacttggATTNNNNNNNNNNNNNNNNNNNNNNNNNNNNNNNNNNNNNNNNNNNNNNNNNNNNNNNNNNNNNNNNNNNNNNNNNNNNNNNNNNNNNNNNNNNNNNNNNNNNNNNNNNNNNNNNNNNNNNNNNNNNNNNNNNNNNNNNNNNNNNNNNNNNNNNNNNNNNNNNNNNNNNNNNNNNNNNNNNNNNNNNNNNNNNNNNNNNNNNNNNNNNNatttagacttagacttggATTTAGACTTGGATTTAGACTTGGACTTggatttagacttagacttggATTTAGACTTAGATTTAGACTTGGATTTAGATTTggatttagacttagacttagacttggatttagatttagacttagacttggatttagatttagacttagacttggATTTAGAATTGGATTTagatttagacttagacttggatttagacttagacttggATTTAGACTTGGATTTagatttagacttagacttagacttggATTTAGACTTGGATTTAGNNNNNNNNNNNNNNNNNNNNNNNNNNNNNNNNNNNNNNNNNNNNNNNNNNNNNNNNNNNNNNNNNNNNNNNNNNNNNNNNNNNNNNNTAGACTTGGATTTAGACTTGGATTTAGACTTGGATTTAGACTTGGATTTAGACTTAGATTTAGACTTGGACTTCTCTTTactaatccttttgggatgactcccgcgtcAGGAAAtggaaagttccagcagcagtttttgcaagaaaaaagaaataaaaaatagataaaaaagacagtataaagacaacaaaataacaataacaagaataataataacaacaataagaacattcgtcaaataaacaagaaaagaccataaattattattaaagtgtcagtgttgagtccagtgttaaagtgataaagtgaccaggtgggAATTTAGGTCCAGGTGCATCAAATACAGTTCCCCGAGCTTTGGAAaagattataataataataataatataaatataataaccttttaaaaacaatagcttacaaagtgctttgacaGAGGAAATCAAAACACacgcatatacagtatgtacacatCATTGTAATTGTGGAAAAGGAGAGATTGGCAGCTTTAAACGATGATATCAACAGGTTATAGGGAAAAAAGACAATGACAAAGACGGCATTGCATACTGTAAAGTCTACTTAAATCTTTCTAGTTGCGTCTTTCAAAAAAAATCCAGATATATGCAATTTCACTCCATTTTGGAGCATTATTATCACCATATCCGTGTCTAAAACGTTGAAAAAGCCAGagaagataataaataaataacattaaaaaagcttaacctttgtgttgtcttcctgacaaaatgaatgaaaatcaacacttttttattgatgtttttaaccttttcttacGTCACTTtattgacgttttcaacactttgtaacactaacttattaactttagttttacagttatttttggaatttacggtcaataaacctcatttataggaaattatacctaatgtttgagttagaaaagcagaaattatgaattattgagactaaaatgaaaggaatggatgttgatgataatcacagactggaatatgtcaacttttactcaatactatttcaacaacacttccatttgttttacaatgctataaaattgaataagacccaaaattaatgaaagtagagatctgtacttggcaaagagcgttggaatcaatcatgttattttggggaattaaaaagaacattgatataggacaacatgaaggcaacataaggacaacatgggggcaacatgagggcaacatgagggcaacatggggacaacatgagggcaacatgggacaacatggggaccacatgagggacaacatggacaacatggggcaacatggggacaacatgaggacaacatgaggacacatggggacacatgagacaacatgaggaaccaTGGGACAggaacatggggacaacatgaggacaacatggggacaacatgggacaacatgaggcaacatgagggcacatggggacaacatgaggcaactgGGGACAAACCTggtacaacatgaggacaacatgagggttaaaggaagAAACTTGCTTAAGAAATCCACTTGGCACAAACTACAATCGTTAGATCTGAGAAGAGGCATTTAGTTAATTAGGATGCTTACgctgattttacattcatttagcTTAGGTGGTCCCCAAAGCGCCTTGGACCTGGGCCCCATGATGGCAGGGAAACCCCTGACATATGGGATCTGAGGTTAAACCAGATTGTTTCTCAACCTAATATAATTATTCCTTttctaatataatataatataattattccTTTTATAAGAAACAATGAAgaccatgttctgtgtgttgtatgcatctGTTTTATATAATAACGGTTTTCCATAAGTGCAatgaatatatgtgtgtatttagtttaattttatttaaataatttttataaatacatatacattttatgtgtgtatgtattatgtcTAGTAACCGTAGATgcagtaaagtgtgtgtgtgtgttgttgtgtgtgtgtttgtgtgtgtgtgtgtgtgtgtgtgtgtgtgtgtgggtgtgtgtgtgtgtgtgtgtgtgtgtgtgtgcattttaacCTTACTTTTGTCCTGTACACAGATACAGTTGCActgaaaatatgtaaaaagagttttgaaaaaaaaaaaaaaaaaaaggtttctcaACTAACTTAATAACTAAAATGGTTGCTTTCACGGTTTCAGCACCAGACAAGCGGCGGTGCGTCGAGCGGCCGTGTTCCTGGGAATGTCCGAGGCCACGAAGTTCCTGGAGGAAACCTCCCACTGGTCCGAGCTGAGCGAGACGTCCCAGTCGGACGCGGATAAAGAAGCCGGTCTGTCTCCTCCCAGTCCCGCCTCACGCGGCAGCGCCAGCTCTCCCGTCCCCTTGTCCATCATCTCCATCACGGGGGACTACCTCACGGACGCCGGCGCTGGCGACAACATGGCCGACGAGCCCAAAGACGGAGACGGAGatggggaagagggagagaaaagtgATGGAGAGTACACCCCCGCGACGCCAAAGGGCATCGGGAGAGGACAgggaaggaagagaggaagaccTCCGAAGAGTTTGAGCGGCGATCAGGTGGAGCCGAGCAGCTCGGTCGAAGGCCCCCCCAAAACCCTGGGCtacagagggagggggagggggagaggcaGAGGCAGGGGGTAGGAGGGAGTAGGAAGGGAGGGGGGCGAGAGGGGGGTTCAAAAGTGAAGATCTGACTCTGGAAGATTCGGACGGGAGCGTGAAGGATTTAGGGGACACCTCCGAGGACTGGAGCCCCTCTCTGGAGGACGAGTCTCCGTCCAAGAAACCCCGGCCGAGCGGCGGGGAGGGACGGCGGGGgcgagggagggggagagggagaggacgAGGCCGGGGGCGGGGGCGGAGgataaaggaggaggaggtggaggaggaggaggacgaggagagCGGCGGCGCGGGGACGGACGACGGCGAGCCGGAGGGGGCGGAGCCCGGGGAACAGGACCCGTCGGAAATGGACGAGATGTCTCTGTCCTGCACCGAGTGCAACAAGCTGTTCAAAGACGTGAGCAGCCTGCGGAGACACGAGAAGATCCACAAGGGCCTGAAGCCCTTCGTCTGCATCTTCTGCTCCAAGAACTTCAGACAGGCCACCCAGCTGAAAACACACCTGCGCATCCACACAGGTGAGAGGACTCATGGGTAATAAATCACCTGCTACATGTCGGCAGGAAGTGATTAACAGGCACTTTTTATTAGGTTTTTATCAGGTTTTTATATTCTGACTGTGtagtttcagtttagtttttctacttttttagtttcagtttactaaaaaatcttatttaatttatttatttgatttaatttattatttattaaaaatgaaataatattaaaaaataaaatatataaaacaatttttcattttttttaattaagttttcattattatttatctcgaacaatcaacaaaaaataaaaaaacacaaaataaaacacaatcagaatttatcaaaaaaacagacaaaaataaatataaaaagttaaTTCGTTTCGCTTAAGTTTCAAAGTAtacattaaaattaaagtatacatcattattattattattattatttttattattattattatttactagaATAACCCAGGTTTAAAGTTCATGGAACACGCGTCCCAATGCTAGCTACGGTTAGCTGAACCTGGTTTTTAGAAGAAGAGACGTGGTTCCTCACCTGTTCCTCACCTGTTCCTCACCTGTTCCTCACCTGTTCCTCACCAGTTCCTCACCAGTTCCTCACCAGTTCCTCACTTGTTCCTCACCTGTTCCTCACCTGTTCCTCACCTGTTCCTCTGTGTCTCTGGTGTTTCGTCGCAGGCGAGAAGCCGTTTAATTGCTCCAGCTGTGACAAGTGTTTTGCCCAAAAGTGTCAGCTGGTCGCTCACCGCCGGATGCACCACGGCGAGGAGAAGCCGTACACCTGCGAGCGCTGCGGATTCAAGTTCGCCACCTCGTCCAACTACAAAATACACATCAGGTAGGCGCTCCGCTCTGGGTTTTATTagacagcgggggggggggNNNNNNNNNNCCTGGTTGGAAGCTACCTTAAAGGATGAAATAACAGGGGTTTTGTAGGGGGGGTTCGGGGGGATTGCTACAGCGTTGTATCTCagtattttcagtggcaatactgtatcaatacacaggctccaagtatcaatctattattatatattatacatgtgttggtcagtttgtcccattttgcagcagtaACATTGAAAAGATatgacgtcatttgaaattgggggaaattagaagttggaataAAGGTTAGaaattgcagaatattgcaatttgtttaaagttgcaataatatcgtatcgggGCATAAGTGGTTTTAGTGTGCGTCACTTAGAGCTGGACTACCACCTTCCAGTAGATATGTCGTTTTGATCTTAGTtgactaagatttctttagtcGATTAGTCATTTATAgacaagtatggatcttttaatatatattatctaCGTATGGggtggtcagtttgtcccattttgcagcaacgACATTGAAGTGATattcaaacagagaaatgtttctttttagatgaaacagatgttgttaaggttccttttggggacgtcatctgaaattggggaaaaattagaagttggggAAAAAGGTAGTAAATTGCAGTATATCGCaggatattgcaatatgtttaaaactgCAATATTATCGTATGGTGGCATAAGTCTGTGTGTTACTATGAGCTGGGCTGCCACCTTTCAGTCGATATGTCGTTTTGGTCTTAGTTGATTGCTTTTTCATGCTAAATGGAATATTTCCAtgaaacttatgagcacatcTGTGgtaaatacagtatttaaagtGGAGTTGTTTTTGCATGAgtctttgtggagaaacttgGTTATCAGATGATAACGGACTttgaattaataattaatatttatcAATTAAGTCGACAAACTGATGAGTCAAAGACAGCTCGATTGTTACTATTTGTCTTTGTATTCAAGGTCTTGGGAAAGTGGAAGatgatttttgttgtgtgtgtgtgtgtgtgtgtgtgtgttgtgtgtgggtgtgtgtgtgtgtgtgtggtgtgtgtgtgtgtgtgtgtgtgtgtgtgtgtgtgtgtgtgtgttgtgtgttttctcagGCTGCACAGTGGCGAAAAGCCGTACGTCTGTGACATACTGTGGTCAGGCGGTTCGCTCAGTCGAGCACGTTGACCTATCACAAGCGACGAcacaccggagagaaaccgtaccaGTGTGACCTGTGCGGCATGTCCTTTTCCGTTCTTCTTCTCTCATCGCCACGCACGAAAACACAGGTGAGA is a genomic window of Etheostoma spectabile isolate EspeVRDwgs_2016 chromosome 22, UIUC_Espe_1.0, whole genome shotgun sequence containing:
- the mynn gene encoding LOW QUALITY PROTEIN: myoneurin (The sequence of the model RefSeq protein was modified relative to this genomic sequence to represent the inferred CDS: inserted 1 base in 1 codon; deleted 3 bases in 2 codons; substituted 2 bases at 2 genomic stop codons), which gives rise to MAHVTNHGKLLLQRLHQQREMDFLCDVTIMVRDVEFRAHRNILAAFSRYFSAQAEKGQEVTTLDPDKVSRYALEKLLEFIYTGQMNLSSTRQAAVRRAAVFLGMSEATKFLEETSHWSELSETSQSDADKEAGLSPPSPASRGSASSPVPLSIISITGDYLTDAGAGDNMADEPKDGDGDGEEGEKSDGEYTPATPKGIGRGQGRKRGRPPKSLSGDQVEPSSSVEGPPKTLGYRGRGRGRGRGRGXEEXEGRGARGGFKSEDLTLEDSDGSVKDLGDTSEDWSPSLEDESPSKKPRPSGGEGRRGRGRGRGRGRGRGRGRRIKEEEVEEEEDEESGGAGTDDGEPEGAEPGEQDPSEMDEMSLSCTECNKLFKDVSSLRRHEKIHKGLKPFVCIFCSKNFRQATQLKTHLRIHTGEKPFNCSSCDKCFAQKCQLVAHRRMHHGEEKPYTCERCGFKFATSSNYKIHIRLHSGEKPYVCDTVVRRFAQSSTLTYHKRRHTGEKPYQCDLCGMSFSXSSSLIATHENTQVRHRTNVHSHNVTQAL